In Helianthus annuus cultivar XRQ/B chromosome 8, HanXRQr2.0-SUNRISE, whole genome shotgun sequence, a single genomic region encodes these proteins:
- the LOC110911907 gene encoding rop guanine nucleotide exchange factor 2, which produces MSFTISNCDPSFEGKKSGENREMEKLKDFEEGFESSTVSSLDQGAVDDNHDHEHDQSPTINLTLSGRSFAYYRTNSETSAFSEQLTDDLNSCSSETQSPVCWPASGRSSY; this is translated from the exons ATGAGTTTTACAATCTCAAATTGCGACCCATCATTTGAAG GGAAAAAGAGTGGTGAAAACCGTGAAATGGAGAAATTAAAGGATTTTGAAGAAGGGTTTGAGTCTTCTACAGTTTCTTCATTGGATCAAGGAGCAGTTGATGATAATCATGATCATGAACATGATCAATCACCCACAATAAATTTGACACTCAGTGGTCGTTCGTTTGCGTACTATAGAACTAACTCAGAGACTTCAGCTTTCTCTGAGCAGTTAACGGATGATCTTAACAGCTGTTCGTCGGAGACGCAGTCTCCGGTATGCTGGCCGGCTTCCGGGAGATCTTCTTACTAG
- the LOC110913873 gene encoding uncharacterized protein LOC110913873, with protein MSKLDRYLVNDLFLSYWPKAKVEVLKRGNSDHCPIVLSCVSSDFGPTPFKFFNYWIGDSKLDDIVNGTVNLRGSGIRKDLMLAYCLKGVKAEIKKWRVAVNLAEKRELKEIIDKIKSIENNATKGLISDADKSLRVDLRVKANKIEMAKIKDLQQKARVKWLKHGDENNSFFHKAVSINLARNRINGLIFNGILFRIRAS; from the coding sequence ATGAGTAAATTGGATAGATATCTAGTTAATGATTTGTTTTTAAGTTATTGGCCGAAAGCTAAGGTGGAGGTCCTTAAACGTGGGAATTCAGATCATTGTCCGATAGTGTTATCTTGTGTTTCCTCTGATTTTGGCCCAACCCCGTTTAAATTTTTTAACTATTGGATTGGGGATAGCAAATTGGATGATATTGTTAATGGGACAGTGAACTTAAGGGGCAGTGGTATTAGAAAGGACCTGATGCTGGCTTATTGTCTCAAAGGAGTCAAAGCAGAAATTAAAAAATGGAGGGTAGCTGTAAATTTGGCAGAAAAAAGGGAGTTAAAGGAGATTATAGACAAAATTAAGAGTATCGAGAATAATGCGACTAAGGGGCTTATATCCGATGCTGATAAGAGTTTAAGGGTGGATCTGCGGGTTAAAGCAAATAAAATCGAAATGGCGAAAATAAAGGACCTCCAACAAAAAGCGAGGGTGAAGTGGTTGAAACACGGCGATGAGAACAACTCTTTTTTTCATAAGGCTGTCTCGATTAACTTGGCCAGAAATCGGATTAATGGGCTGATTTTTAATGGAATCTTATTTCGGATCCGGGCGAGCTAA
- the LOC110911908 gene encoding phosphatidylinositol 4-phosphate 5-kinase 2, which translates to MPERFTSSSPSINENKKSEEETDAKPLVSVARRRSQAAARRVTPTTTVSTAVFSPGTTSTEKHLQNGDLYIGSFSGNVPNGSGKYLWSDGCMYEGDWKRGKASGKGKFSWPSGATYEGEFKSGRMEGSGTFTGVDGDTYRGAWIADRKHGYGVKRYSNGDYYDGTWRRNLQDGQGRYVWKNGNEYVGEWRNGVINGRGVLCWPNGNRYDGNWENGAPKGHGVFTWPDGGCYVGCWSKENTFSFKNPFQVQQIVNGTFYPGTNSAGKLGFTHKLSAPFLEDSFVVSTAKKRSSVDYGSRGSLTERAFPRICIWESDGEAGDITCDIIDNVEASMLYRDAMGFGRDDIRKFRRNPCFFNGGEVKKPGQMISKGHKNYDLMLNLQLGIRYSVGKHASVIRDLKTTDFDPKEKFWTRFPPEGSKVTPPHQSGEFRWKDYCPIVFRHLRELFQVDPADYMLAICGNDALRELSSPGKSGSFFYLTQDDRFMIKTVKKSEVKVLIKMLPSYHQHVCRYENSLVTKFFGVHCVKPVGGIKTRFIVIGNLFCSEYRIHRRFDLKGSSHGRTTDKPEEEIDETTTLKDLDLNYVFRLQENWFKELIKQINRDCEFLEGVRIMDYSLLVGMHFRDDNTGDKMGLSPFLLRNGKNDSYQTEKFMRGCRFLEAELQDMDRVLAGRKPLIRLGANMPARAERMGRRSDFDQYTPGGFNGLTPSRSGETYEVVLYFGIIDILQDYDISKKLEHAYKSLQADPTSISAVDPKLYSKRFRDFISRIFVEDR; encoded by the exons ATGCCGGAGCGATTTACATCATCATCTCCGTCAATCAACGAAAACAAGAAATCCGAAGAGGAAACAGATGCAAAACCGCTAGTTTCCGTTGCCCGGAGAAGATCTCAGGCCGCCGCCCGTCGTGTTACTCCGACGACCACCGTCTCCACTGCGGTTTTCTCCCCAGGTACAACATCCACTGAAAAACACCTCCAGAACGGAGATCTGTACATCGGAAGCTTCTCCGGCAACGTACCGAACGGATCTGGCAAGTATTTATGGTCTGACGGATGTATGTATGAAGGCGATTGGAAGAGAGGAAAAGCGTCGGGAAAAGGTAAGTTCTCATGGCCGTCGGGCGCGACTTACGAGGGGGAATTTAAGTCCGGCCGGATGGAAGGTTCCGGCACGTTCACCGGCGTCGACGGTGACACGTACCGCGGCGCGTGGATAGCAGACCGGAAACACGGTTACGGCGTGAAGCGTTACAGTAACGGCGATTATTATGACGGAACGTGGAGACGGAATTTACAGGATGGACAAGGAAGGTATGTGTGGAAGAACGGGAACGAGTATGTTGGAGAGTGGAGAAACGGCGTTATTAACGGCAGAGGGGTTTTGTGTTGGCCGAACGGAAACCGTTATGACGGAAATTGGGAAAACGGTGCTCCGAAAGGCCACGGGGTTTTCACGTGGCCGGACGGTGGGTGTTATGTTGGTTGCTGGAGTAAAGAGAATacttttagttttaaaaatccaTTTCAGGTTCAACAGATTGTTAATGGGACGTTTTATCCTGGAACTAATAGTGCTGGGAAGTTAGGCTTTACGCATAAGCTTTCTGCACCCTTTTTGGAGGATAGTTTTGTCGTTTCCACTGCCAAAAAGCGGTCTTCCGTGGACTACGGGTCGAGAGGGAGTTTAACCGAAAGAGCGTTTCCGCGGATATGCATTTGGGAATCCGATGGGGAAGCCGGTGATATTACGTGTGATATTATTGATAATGTGGAAGCTTCGATGCTGTATCGGGATGCCATGGGCTTTGGGAGGGATGATATTCGGAAGTTTAGGAGGAATCCGTGTTTTTTTAATGGTGGGGAAGTGAAGAAGCCTGGTCAGATGATATCCAAAGGGCATAAGAATTACGACTTGATGCTCAATCTTCAATTGGGTATCAG GTATTCAGTCGGGAAACATGCTTCGGTAATTAGGGACCTAAAGACTACCGATTTTGACCCAAAGGAGAAGTTCTGGACTCGATTCCCACCCGAAGGATCCAAGGTTACACCTCCACATCAATCCGGGGAGTTTCGATGGAAAGATTATTGCCCGATTGTGTTTAG ACATTTGAGGGAGTTGTTTCAAGTGGATCCTGCAGATTACATGTTAGCAATATGTGGTAATGATGCTCTTCGTGAGCTTTCTTCACCGGGGAAAAGTGGGAGCTTCTTTTACTTGACACAAGATGATCGGTTTATGATCAAAACTGTTAAAAAGTCTGAAGTTAAG GTTCTAATCAAAATGCTGCCAAGTTATCATCAGCATGTTTGTCGTTATGAGAATTCTCTTGTCACAAAGTTTTTCGGTGTCCATTGTGTCAAACCCGTTGGCGGCATAAAG ACTCGGTTTATTGTGATTGGCAATCTGTTTTGTTCGGAGTATCGTATCCATAGAAGATTTGATCTTAAAGGATCATCACATGGGCGTACGACTGATAAACCCGAAGAAGAAATTGATGAAACCACCACACTTAAAGATCTTGACCTCAACTATGTGTTTCGCCTTCAAGAAAACTGGTTCAAAGAACTTATCAA ACAAATCAACAGAGATTGTGAGTTTCTGGAAGGCGTTAGAATAATGGATTATAGTCTTCTAGTTGGCATGCACTTCCGTGATGATAATACAGGCGACAAAATGGGATTATCTCCGTTTCTGCTGCGGAATG GAAAGAATGATTCATACCAAACTGAAAAGTTTATGCGCGGGTGTCGGTTTCTTGAAGCTGAGTTACAAGACATGGATCGTGTTCTGGCTGGCCG AAAACCGTTGATCCGGCTGGGAGCGAATATGCCAGCTCGAGCCGAGCGGATGGGCAGGCGAAGTGATTTTGACCAATATACCCCTGGAGGATTCAACGGTTTGACACCTTCAAGAAGTGGTGAAACATACGAGGTAGTTCTCTACTTTGGAATCATTGATATTTTACAAGATTATGATATTAGCAAGAAGCTTGAACATGCATACAAATCGTTACAAGCGGACCCTACATCTATCTCGGCTGTGGATCCAAAGCTTTATTCCAAACGGTTTCGTGATTTCATAAGCAGAATCTTTGTAGAAGACAGGTGA